Part of the Pueribacillus theae genome, CGGTATAACCTTAACAATTTGATCATGTTTGGAATGACATCAATTGTTCCTTTAATTTCAGCAGGAGCATTAGGTAAGGTGAAGTCATTTTGTGTGTCGATTGTGATAAGAATGGATTGCTTCCAATGCGGTTTAGTATAGATACTCATGATTTCCTCCTTCTAACTTGACAGCCATGATTTTATCTTGAAAAAACAATAATATCTCATTGTTCTATATCATTCACGTTTTTTTAAATCCTTCCTTTGCTTTGGGAAGCAATAGTTTCCGAAAAGCTTCGTCATGTTCGATGAAAAAGCATGTTTCAAATTCTTTTTTCTTGTTGCCTGTCATAAAAGATTTTAAATAAAGCAATGTATCATTTGGAGCTTCTAATATTGTGTTTACTAGCTCAATGGCTCGATCTAAAATGTTTTTCTCTTTTAGAATTTCATTCGCCAATCCGATGCGGAAAGCTTCTTTTGCATCAATTGTACGACCTGTTAGGCACAATTCCCTCGCAATTCCTTCACCCACAATCCAACGAAGTGGTGTGATTAGTGGTGGTGCCCCAAATTTAACTTCGGGATGACCGAATAAAGCAGATGGCGTACAAATTCGAAAGTCACAAAAAGTTGCCAAGTCAAATCCGCCACCAAGTGCAAGTCCGTTGATCGCTGCGATCGTTGGTTTTGGAAAATACCAGATATCCTTATGGTACCGTGATGATGAATGTAAAAGGCGGTCAAATTGCT contains:
- a CDS encoding enoyl-CoA hydratase/isomerase family protein → MKFQQIIAERNNNIGIITLNRPEKKNAISIQMREEISQCLNNWQTKEEIMAVIITGSSSVFSTGFDLSDFNHPEQFDRLLHSSSRYHKDIWYFPKPTIAAINGLALGGGFDLATFCDFRICTPSALFGHPEVKFGAPPLITPLRWIVGEGIARELCLTGRTIDAKEAFRIGLANEILKEKNILDRAIELVNTILEAPNDTLLYLKSFMTGNKKKEFETCFFIEHDEAFRKLLLPKAKEGFKKT